The following proteins are encoded in a genomic region of Aliiroseovarius sp. F47248L:
- a CDS encoding DEAD/DEAH box helicase — protein sequence MTKFSDLKLSPKVLKAIDEAGYETPTPIQEGAIPHALEGRDVLGIAQTGTGKTASFTLPMITALARGRARARMPRSLVLCPTRELAAQVAENFDTYAKHVKLTKALLIGGVSFKEQDQAIDRGVDVLIATPGRLLDHFERGKLLLTGVQIMVVDEADRMLDMGFIPDIEKIFSLTPFTRQTLFFSATMAPEIERITNTFLSNPARIEVARQATASETISQELCMFRASRRDRAASEKRKLLRALIDREGDACTNAIIFCNRKTDVDITAKSLKKYGYDAAPIHGDLEQSKRMEVLDGFRAGTLKFLCASDVAARGLDIPNVSHVFNYDVPGHAEDYVHRIGRTGRAGRDGKAIMICEPRDEKNLDAVERLIESKIPRVDNPFGDKPAPARSKDADAQDSTPAKRPRSSKSDAKPKDVAPAQPAAQPVKEKKKTRARADRRDQKHDSKSIGMGDHLPDFIAKSFDERRTG from the coding sequence ATGACCAAATTTTCTGACTTGAAACTCAGCCCTAAGGTGCTGAAAGCAATCGACGAAGCGGGCTACGAGACCCCGACCCCCATTCAAGAAGGCGCCATCCCGCATGCTCTCGAAGGGCGCGATGTGCTGGGCATCGCCCAGACCGGCACAGGCAAGACCGCCAGTTTTACCCTGCCGATGATCACAGCCCTTGCCCGTGGTCGTGCCCGCGCACGGATGCCGCGCTCGCTTGTGCTGTGCCCCACGCGTGAACTGGCCGCCCAGGTGGCGGAGAACTTCGACACCTACGCAAAGCATGTGAAACTGACCAAAGCTCTTTTGATCGGTGGAGTCAGCTTCAAAGAACAGGATCAGGCGATTGACCGCGGAGTTGATGTGCTGATCGCGACGCCCGGCCGCCTGCTGGACCATTTCGAACGCGGCAAGCTTTTGCTGACTGGCGTGCAGATCATGGTGGTCGACGAGGCTGACCGGATGCTCGATATGGGCTTTATCCCTGACATCGAAAAGATTTTCTCGCTCACCCCATTCACCCGCCAGACGCTCTTCTTTTCGGCAACAATGGCCCCCGAAATCGAGCGGATCACCAACACCTTCCTGTCAAACCCTGCCCGGATCGAGGTGGCACGCCAAGCCACAGCGTCCGAGACGATCAGCCAGGAACTGTGCATGTTCAGAGCCTCGCGCCGCGATCGTGCCGCCAGTGAAAAACGCAAGCTTCTGCGTGCACTGATCGACCGCGAAGGTGATGCCTGCACAAACGCGATCATCTTCTGCAACCGTAAGACAGATGTAGATATCACCGCAAAAAGCCTGAAGAAATACGGCTATGACGCGGCGCCCATTCACGGCGATCTGGAACAGTCCAAGCGGATGGAGGTGCTGGACGGGTTCCGCGCGGGCACGCTCAAGTTCCTGTGCGCCTCGGACGTGGCGGCTCGTGGGCTGGACATTCCAAACGTCAGCCACGTGTTCAACTATGATGTGCCCGGACACGCAGAAGATTACGTGCACCGTATCGGACGCACCGGACGTGCCGGGCGTGATGGCAAGGCAATCATGATTTGCGAGCCGCGTGACGAAAAGAACCTTGATGCTGTCGAACGGCTGATTGAAAGCAAGATCCCCCGCGTCGATAACCCCTTTGGCGACAAGCCTGCTCCTGCCCGCAGCAAAGACGCCGACGCGCAAGACAGCACGCCTGCCAAACGTCCCCGTAGCAGCAAAAGTGACGCCAAGCCCAAGGACGTCGCCCCGGCCCAACCAGCAGCGCAGCCAGTCAAAGAAAAGAAAAAAACGCGTGCGCGCGCGGATCGTCGTGACCAAAAGCACGACAGCAAATCAATCGGAATGGGTGATCATCTGCCCGATTTCATCGCTAAGAGCTTCGACGAACGCCGCACCGGCTAA
- a CDS encoding peptide chain release factor 3, translated as MLDTASNRPELPPEIARRRTFAIISHPDAGKTTLTEKFLLYGGAIQMAGQVRAKGEARRTRSDFMKMEQDRGISVSASAMSFDFGKYRFNLVDTPGHSDFSEDTYRTLTAVDAAVMVIDGAKGVESQTQKLFEVCRLRDLPILTFCNKMDRESRDTFDIIDEIQENLAIDVTPASWPIGMGRDFLGCYDLLNDRLELMDRADRNVVAETVEINGLDDPKLAEHVPAHMLERFLEEVEMARELLPSLDPQSVLEGHMTPIWFGSAINSFGVQELMQGIADYGPEPQPQQASPRAIAPEETKVAGFVFKVQANMDPKHRDRVAFMRLASGHFKRGMKLTHVRTKKPMAVSNPVLFLASDRELAEEAWAGDIIGIPNHGQLRIGDTLTEGEMIRATGIPSFAPELLQGVRAGDPMKAKHLEKALMQFAEEGAAKVFKPNIGSGFIVGVVGALQFEVLASRIEQEYGLPVRFEASQFTSARWIIGEKDEVEKLVETNKQHIAYDNDGDPVFLTRLQWDIDRVERDYPALKLSATKEMMV; from the coding sequence ATGTTGGACACCGCATCAAACCGCCCCGAATTGCCGCCCGAGATTGCGCGCCGTCGCACCTTTGCGATCATCAGCCACCCGGACGCCGGCAAGACGACCCTGACCGAGAAATTCCTTCTATATGGTGGCGCCATTCAGATGGCCGGACAGGTGCGCGCCAAGGGCGAAGCGCGGCGCACGCGGTCAGACTTCATGAAGATGGAGCAGGATCGAGGCATCTCGGTCTCTGCGTCGGCCATGTCGTTCGATTTCGGCAAATACCGTTTCAATCTGGTCGACACGCCCGGCCACTCGGATTTTTCCGAGGACACGTATCGCACGCTGACCGCCGTGGACGCCGCCGTGATGGTAATCGACGGGGCGAAAGGCGTGGAAAGTCAGACGCAGAAACTGTTCGAGGTCTGCCGCCTGCGCGATCTGCCGATCCTCACCTTCTGTAACAAAATGGACCGCGAAAGCCGGGACACCTTCGATATTATTGATGAAATTCAGGAAAACCTTGCGATTGACGTAACGCCCGCCAGCTGGCCCATAGGTATGGGCCGCGACTTCCTTGGTTGCTACGATCTTCTGAACGACCGTCTGGAGCTTATGGATCGCGCCGACCGCAACGTGGTGGCCGAAACGGTCGAGATCAACGGATTGGACGACCCAAAACTTGCCGAACACGTGCCAGCGCACATGCTGGAAAGGTTTCTAGAAGAGGTCGAAATGGCGCGCGAATTGCTGCCCTCGCTCGACCCGCAATCGGTGCTGGAAGGGCATATGACACCGATCTGGTTCGGCTCAGCCATCAATTCATTCGGCGTGCAAGAACTGATGCAGGGCATTGCAGATTACGGCCCCGAACCACAGCCCCAGCAAGCCAGCCCCCGCGCCATCGCGCCCGAGGAAACCAAGGTCGCGGGTTTCGTCTTCAAGGTACAGGCCAACATGGATCCGAAACACCGCGACCGCGTGGCGTTCATGCGGTTGGCTTCGGGCCATTTCAAGCGTGGCATGAAACTGACCCATGTGCGCACGAAAAAACCGATGGCTGTGTCGAACCCGGTCTTGTTCCTAGCCTCGGACCGCGAACTAGCCGAGGAGGCTTGGGCAGGCGACATCATCGGCATCCCCAACCACGGGCAACTGCGCATTGGCGACACCCTTACCGAAGGCGAAATGATCCGCGCCACTGGCATCCCCTCGTTCGCGCCAGAGCTTCTGCAGGGCGTGCGGGCGGGCGACCCGATGAAGGCCAAGCATCTTGAAAAAGCGTTGATGCAGTTTGCCGAAGAAGGTGCAGCCAAGGTGTTTAAACCCAACATCGGATCGGGTTTCATCGTCGGCGTCGTCGGCGCGCTGCAGTTCGAAGTGCTCGCCAGTCGGATTGAACAGGAATATGGGTTGCCCGTGCGCTTTGAAGCCTCGCAATTCACCTCAGCCCGCTGGATCATCGGCGAGAAAGACGAGGTTGAAAAACTGGTCGAGACCAACAAGCAGCACATCGCGTATGATAATGACGGCGATCCGGTATTTTTGACGCGTCTTCAATGGGATATTGATCGTGTTGAACGCGACTATCCGGCATTGAAACTCTCGGCGACGAAGGAAATGATGGTCTGA
- a CDS encoding SDR family oxidoreductase, producing MDLGISGKRALVCASSKGLGLGCARALAHAGVSLVMNARTEGPLLAAADAIRAETGVDVVAVAADVTTEDGRAALLAAAGDVDILVTNAGGPPPGMWSDWDRDDFIAALDANMLAPIALMQALVPGMADRGWGRVVNITSQSVKSPIAVLGLSNTARTGLTGFVAGTARQVAGQGVIINNLLPGIHDTDRATALDKGVVEAQGITMDEARAARQATIPAGRYGTIDEFGATCAFMCSQHAGYMVGQNILLDGGAVNTTF from the coding sequence ATGGATCTTGGTATTTCAGGCAAGCGGGCGCTGGTATGTGCGTCCTCGAAAGGGTTGGGGTTGGGTTGTGCGCGGGCTTTGGCGCACGCAGGCGTGTCGTTGGTGATGAACGCCCGGACCGAGGGGCCGCTTTTGGCCGCCGCCGATGCGATCCGTGCCGAAACCGGCGTTGACGTGGTGGCGGTCGCCGCTGACGTGACGACGGAGGACGGACGCGCGGCCTTGCTTGCGGCGGCAGGTGATGTCGACATCCTTGTGACCAATGCTGGCGGTCCACCGCCCGGCATGTGGTCGGATTGGGATCGCGACGACTTCATCGCCGCACTTGATGCCAACATGCTGGCACCGATTGCCCTGATGCAGGCGCTTGTGCCCGGTATGGCTGACCGCGGTTGGGGGCGGGTGGTGAACATCACCAGCCAGTCGGTGAAATCTCCGATTGCGGTTCTGGGCTTGTCCAACACCGCGCGCACCGGGCTGACCGGTTTCGTCGCGGGCACCGCGCGGCAGGTGGCGGGGCAGGGTGTCATCATCAACAACCTGCTGCCGGGCATCCACGATACCGACCGCGCCACCGCGCTGGACAAGGGCGTGGTCGAGGCACAGGGCATCACCATGGACGAGGCTCGCGCCGCCCGTCAGGCGACCATTCCCGCAGGGCGATACGGCACGATTGACGAGTTCGGCGCCACTTGTGCTTTCATGTGTTCGCAACATGCAGGCTACATGGTGGGGCAGAATATCCTGCTGGATGGCGGTGCGGTGAATACGACGTTCTGA
- a CDS encoding aldo/keto reductase: MRMNKLAGGELEVSALCLGSMLWGSTNTEAEGHTQIDMSLDHGINFIDSAEMYPVNPIKAERCGRSEQIVGSWVAKTGRRDDVVIATKVSGDNPGWKRGGKGYNGAIIHEAVDASLTNLNTDYIDIYQTHWPIRGSYAFRQNWTFDPSGQNKDEVEAHMRDVLKAMAEVVAAGKVRHFALSNESAWGTAEWLRIAREMGAPEVISIQNEYSLMFRLADTDLAELCMNEGVRVLAYSPLATGLLTGKYQNNAVPKGSRMDLSPGLGGRATPRAFEAVEAYLALAKKHGLDPVHMALAFSVSRPFMGSTIFGASSMEQLTRILDGKDLILSDEVLKDIDLTHRAQPMPF, translated from the coding sequence ATGCGAATGAACAAACTGGCAGGCGGAGAGCTTGAGGTCAGCGCATTGTGTCTTGGCTCTATGCTTTGGGGGTCCACCAATACCGAGGCCGAGGGCCACACCCAGATCGACATGTCGCTGGATCACGGTATCAACTTCATCGACAGCGCCGAGATGTATCCGGTCAACCCGATCAAGGCGGAAAGATGTGGTCGCTCTGAGCAGATAGTCGGAAGTTGGGTCGCTAAAACCGGGCGGCGGGACGATGTGGTTATCGCCACGAAAGTGTCGGGCGACAATCCGGGCTGGAAGCGTGGTGGAAAAGGCTACAATGGTGCGATCATTCACGAGGCGGTGGACGCAAGCCTGACCAACCTGAACACCGACTATATCGACATCTATCAGACCCACTGGCCCATTCGCGGCAGCTATGCGTTTCGCCAAAACTGGACCTTTGACCCATCTGGCCAGAACAAGGACGAGGTCGAAGCCCATATGCGTGACGTGCTCAAGGCGATGGCAGAAGTCGTGGCCGCCGGCAAGGTGCGCCATTTTGCACTGTCCAACGAAAGCGCATGGGGCACTGCTGAATGGCTGCGCATCGCGCGCGAAATGGGTGCGCCTGAAGTGATCTCGATCCAGAATGAATATAGCCTGATGTTCCGGCTGGCCGATACGGATCTGGCCGAACTGTGTATGAACGAAGGCGTGCGCGTGCTGGCCTATTCACCGCTGGCCACGGGGCTTCTGACGGGCAAGTATCAGAACAACGCGGTGCCCAAGGGATCGCGGATGGACCTGTCGCCAGGGCTGGGCGGGCGGGCTACACCACGGGCCTTCGAGGCGGTGGAAGCCTATCTTGCCTTGGCAAAAAAACACGGTTTGGACCCGGTTCACATGGCGTTGGCTTTTTCAGTGTCGCGCCCCTTCATGGGGTCGACCATCTTTGGCGCATCGTCGATGGAGCAGTTGACGCGCATTCTGGATGGCAAGGATTTGATCCTGTCAGACGAAGTATTGAAGGACATTGATCTGACCCATCGTGCCCAACCGATGCCATTCTAA
- a CDS encoding lipocalin family protein, with protein sequence MKRRQMMTMTGAAAMAASLAACVGGGSGVEFHRSKTRQLSSTTRFDAARFAGRWEIRGEFVYPGEKPSFGAVNLTHSNGKITAMDVYGPSGLLERYPTKQPAPGRITVGTPPFDTQYWVLWVDADYRTAAIGTPSGSFGWIIDRSRSGGEDRIKAARDVLGFNGYNLSRLQTR encoded by the coding sequence ATGAAACGACGTCAAATGATGACTATGACCGGCGCGGCGGCCATGGCCGCCAGTCTGGCCGCCTGCGTCGGCGGCGGGTCAGGTGTCGAGTTTCATCGCAGTAAGACGCGACAACTCAGCTCGACCACGCGGTTTGACGCTGCGCGCTTCGCGGGGCGTTGGGAAATTCGCGGAGAGTTTGTCTATCCCGGTGAGAAGCCGTCTTTCGGGGCGGTGAACCTGACACATAGCAATGGCAAAATCACGGCGATGGATGTCTATGGCCCGTCGGGGCTGCTTGAGCGGTATCCAACCAAGCAACCCGCGCCTGGGCGGATCACCGTCGGTACGCCGCCCTTTGACACTCAATACTGGGTGCTCTGGGTGGACGCTGATTACCGCACCGCCGCCATTGGCACGCCTTCGGGCAGTTTTGGCTGGATCATCGACCGGTCGCGATCGGGAGGCGAGGATCGGATCAAGGCGGCGCGCGATGTGCTGGGTTTCAACGGTTACAACCTGTCGCGACTGCAAACACGCTAA
- a CDS encoding DMT family transporter, with product MQAWIPITIAAAFSQNLRFMLQKRLKDTRLSSTGATLARFVYSAPLVALILVIYLSTTDQAAPVPGGRFFLFAFTGGIAQILATICVVALFAERNFAVGITFKKTEVVLTALVGLAVLGEGVGLAGGMAIAVGFLGLILLSDPPEGGKTGWKRFFNRAAALGLGAGFLFSVSAIGYRGAALSLPAQDVVARAGFTLAVVTAFQSLVMIIWMSLREKGEIARVFAAWRVGALVGLCSMIGSFCWFTAFALQNAALVKALGQVELLFSYAATLFVFREKVTGREYAGTALILISVLVLVLFLK from the coding sequence ATGCAAGCCTGGATCCCGATCACTATTGCCGCCGCATTTTCGCAGAACCTGCGGTTCATGCTGCAAAAGCGACTGAAGGATACGCGACTATCCTCGACCGGGGCAACGCTCGCTCGGTTTGTCTATTCTGCACCCTTGGTGGCATTGATCCTTGTGATCTATCTGTCGACTACCGATCAGGCAGCACCGGTCCCCGGGGGGCGTTTCTTTTTGTTTGCGTTCACTGGTGGAATCGCCCAGATCCTTGCCACAATCTGCGTTGTCGCCCTGTTTGCCGAACGAAATTTTGCTGTCGGTATCACGTTCAAGAAGACCGAGGTCGTGCTGACCGCGCTGGTCGGTTTGGCGGTGCTGGGCGAAGGCGTCGGATTGGCCGGGGGTATGGCAATTGCCGTCGGGTTCCTGGGACTAATCCTGCTGTCCGACCCGCCCGAAGGGGGCAAGACCGGCTGGAAACGTTTCTTCAATCGGGCCGCAGCGTTGGGGCTTGGCGCGGGGTTTCTGTTTTCGGTGTCGGCCATCGGCTATCGCGGGGCGGCTTTGTCTTTGCCCGCACAGGACGTGGTGGCAAGGGCAGGCTTCACCCTTGCGGTCGTCACTGCGTTTCAGTCCTTGGTCATGATCATCTGGATGTCCCTACGCGAAAAGGGCGAAATCGCCCGCGTGTTTGCCGCATGGCGGGTGGGGGCGTTGGTGGGACTGTGTTCAATGATAGGCAGCTTTTGCTGGTTCACTGCCTTCGCATTGCAAAACGCGGCGCTGGTCAAAGCGCTGGGGCAGGTCGAGCTTCTGTTTTCCTACGCAGCCACGCTGTTTGTCTTTCGTGAAAAGGTCACCGGGCGCGAATATGCCGGGACCGCGCTGATCCTGATTTCGGTGCTGGTTTTGGTGCTTTTCCTGAAATAG
- a CDS encoding NUDIX hydrolase, with product MGEALNEAIDKSKIIRDAATVILIRDKADRPHVLMGQRGAKAAFMPNKFVFPGGAVDPSDSHVPLAEGGAEPCRTRLGEQADPALSSALLVAAIRELWEETGQMLAAPGNWNSTIPSGWEAFANEGLIPSARGMAFVFRAITPKGRPRRFDARFFAVDADELLTDIDDFSRASDELSHLQWIPLDDVRRFDLPFITEVVLAEIVGNLPDLGAPAQVPFFNNSDEESLFERLGGVGPLTAAS from the coding sequence ATGGGCGAGGCATTGAACGAAGCGATAGACAAGTCGAAGATCATTCGGGACGCAGCAACTGTCATCCTGATCCGCGACAAAGCCGACCGTCCGCACGTCCTGATGGGGCAGCGTGGGGCCAAGGCGGCCTTCATGCCTAACAAGTTTGTCTTTCCCGGCGGGGCCGTTGACCCCAGCGACAGCCATGTGCCGCTGGCCGAGGGCGGGGCAGAACCTTGCCGCACTCGGTTGGGCGAACAGGCAGACCCGGCCTTGTCATCGGCGCTTCTGGTGGCTGCTATCCGCGAGTTGTGGGAGGAAACTGGCCAGATGCTGGCCGCACCCGGCAACTGGAACAGCACTATCCCCTCGGGATGGGAAGCCTTCGCGAACGAGGGGTTGATCCCCTCAGCCCGTGGCATGGCGTTCGTCTTTCGTGCAATCACCCCAAAAGGACGCCCGCGTCGGTTCGACGCGCGTTTCTTTGCGGTGGATGCCGACGAGTTGCTCACCGACATCGACGATTTCTCGCGTGCTTCGGACGAGTTGAGTCACCTGCAATGGATCCCGCTGGACGATGTGCGTCGCTTCGACCTGCCCTTCATCACCGAAGTTGTGCTGGCTGAAATTGTTGGCAACCTGCCTGATTTGGGCGCGCCCGCACAGGTGCCTTTTTTCAACAATTCGGACGAAGAAAGCCTGTTTGAACGGCTGGGTGGCGTTGGGCCTTTGACCGCAGCCAGTTAA
- a CDS encoding DUF983 domain-containing protein, translating to MTEVMTMTPGPVTHDDGQERELKPAIKKGWRKRCPNCGTGKMFQGYLKVHDSCTVCGEELYHHRADDGPAYLTILVVGHLMAPLLHITYVNFVQEPMVLASIFTVGTVAASLYLLPRFKGFMVGFQWAKRMHGFAIKAGTDK from the coding sequence ATGACCGAAGTGATGACGATGACACCCGGCCCCGTGACCCACGATGACGGGCAGGAACGCGAGCTGAAGCCCGCGATCAAGAAAGGATGGCGAAAACGTTGCCCAAACTGTGGCACAGGCAAAATGTTTCAGGGCTATCTGAAGGTCCATGACAGCTGTACGGTATGCGGGGAAGAGCTGTACCACCACCGTGCAGATGACGGCCCTGCCTATTTGACCATTCTTGTGGTTGGGCACCTGATGGCGCCGCTTTTGCACATCACCTATGTGAATTTCGTGCAGGAACCGATGGTGCTGGCCTCAATCTTCACCGTGGGTACGGTTGCGGCGTCGTTATACTTACTACCCCGGTTCAAGGGATTCATGGTCGGGTTTCAGTGGGCCAAGCGGATGCATGGGTTCGCGATAAAAGCCGGGACAGACAAATAA
- a CDS encoding EF-hand domain-containing protein, with amino-acid sequence MNLTKKHAATAIALVLGAAVTLGSTSAMAFGGKDGRGMDGPRGGFMQMEFTDLDSDANGQITVEDLQANAQARFSTADADGNGELTVEELLAQRSANMAERQAAAGDQQKRPGPMSEKQMGWMIEKMIAKRDSNGNGTLSLDEMTPEQARLDRMIDRFDTDDDNAISQAEFDEAQKEAFMRGHGKGGKGKRNGG; translated from the coding sequence ATGAATTTGACGAAAAAACACGCTGCAACCGCAATTGCTTTGGTTTTGGGGGCGGCTGTTACGCTGGGCTCGACCAGTGCCATGGCTTTCGGGGGAAAAGACGGGCGCGGAATGGATGGCCCGCGGGGTGGGTTCATGCAAATGGAATTCACTGATCTGGACAGTGACGCAAACGGGCAAATCACTGTCGAAGATTTGCAGGCCAACGCACAGGCTCGGTTTTCGACAGCGGATGCTGATGGCAACGGGGAGTTGACGGTCGAAGAACTGCTAGCGCAGCGCAGCGCGAATATGGCCGAACGTCAGGCGGCTGCGGGTGATCAGCAGAAGCGCCCGGGGCCAATGTCTGAAAAACAGATGGGCTGGATGATCGAAAAGATGATTGCCAAGCGCGACAGCAATGGCAACGGCACGTTGAGCCTAGATGAAATGACCCCGGAACAGGCGCGGCTGGATCGTATGATTGACCGTTTCGACACCGATGATGACAATGCGATTTCGCAAGCCGAGTTCGATGAGGCACAAAAGGAAGCCTTCATGCGTGGACATGGCAAGGGTGGCAAAGGCAAGCGTAACGGCGGCTAA
- a CDS encoding RNA polymerase sigma factor, protein MEMALDAYADASDDALLVLYGNGDPMAAELLTRRLAPRILGFAARLLGGDRAEAEDVTQEAMLRLWKIAPDWRTGEAKVSTWLFRVVSNLCTDRLRRRRTVDIDAIEEPEDSTPAAVDRMIQADRVAALQAALNSLPDRQRIAVTLRHIEGETNPDIAQIMDISVEAVESLTARGKRALAQALAGQREELGYGKD, encoded by the coding sequence ATGGAAATGGCTTTGGACGCGTATGCTGATGCATCGGATGACGCGCTTCTCGTCTTGTACGGGAATGGTGATCCCATGGCGGCAGAGCTTCTGACCCGTCGTCTTGCACCACGAATTCTGGGGTTTGCGGCGCGACTGCTGGGCGGTGATCGGGCCGAGGCCGAAGATGTGACGCAAGAGGCAATGTTGCGTTTGTGGAAGATCGCGCCAGACTGGCGCACCGGAGAGGCGAAAGTATCGACATGGCTGTTCCGGGTGGTGTCTAACTTGTGCACGGACCGGCTGCGAAGGCGGCGTACTGTCGACATCGACGCGATTGAGGAACCCGAAGACAGTACACCCGCCGCCGTTGATCGAATGATACAGGCGGATCGGGTTGCTGCTTTGCAAGCCGCGCTGAACAGCTTGCCTGATCGGCAACGGATCGCGGTGACGCTGCGTCATATCGAAGGGGAGACCAACCCCGATATTGCGCAGATCATGGATATCAGCGTCGAGGCGGTTGAAAGCTTGACCGCCCGAGGCAAGAGAGCGTTGGCACAAGCCCTGGCGGGCCAGCGAGAGGAGTTGGGATATGGCAAAGACTGA
- a CDS encoding periplasmic heavy metal sensor, which yields MSTPTLPSADQSGVGRQKWTRVLLVVSLTLNLLVLGLVIGAKLGGHRDQGFDPRGPNRGAIRDLGFAPVAGALERSDRREIGKILRDRSGSFAENRKKLEAEFQDMLSTLRADPFDPEALLLTMTQQSERMRQRGELARSVLVERIAQMSMSERREFADRIERSIRKRAP from the coding sequence ATGAGCACCCCCACTTTGCCATCTGCCGACCAATCTGGCGTCGGTCGCCAAAAATGGACGCGAGTTTTGCTGGTGGTGTCGCTGACACTTAACCTGCTGGTTCTTGGGCTGGTGATTGGAGCCAAACTGGGCGGCCATCGTGATCAAGGGTTTGACCCCCGCGGGCCCAATCGTGGTGCGATCCGCGATCTGGGTTTTGCGCCTGTGGCAGGCGCGCTGGAGCGATCGGATCGCCGCGAGATCGGTAAAATCCTACGGGATCGCAGCGGGTCGTTTGCCGAGAACCGCAAGAAATTGGAAGCCGAATTCCAGGATATGTTGTCAACCCTGCGTGCGGATCCATTCGATCCAGAGGCGCTATTGTTAACGATGACCCAGCAGTCCGAACGGATGCGCCAACGTGGCGAGCTTGCGCGCTCTGTCCTCGTGGAGCGGATCGCGCAGATGAGTATGTCGGAACGCCGTGAATTTGCGGACCGGATCGAACGATCCATACGCAAGCGTGCGCCATGA
- a CDS encoding diguanylate cyclase, whose product MSERILIADDLATNRIVLKVKLTVACYEVIQTDRCDEVVALASGTQPDLIILGRGRTECSLSTCRALKADPVLGSIPIIMVSDQDDQRARLEAIMAGADDVFSKPLNEATLMAMVRNLIRARGADDEVMRRRELSRDFGCAEAPALFARHARVALIAPDAETGIFWRMHLATEIRHRIDIMTQSQALEDVSAMGTVPDAFVIASTLSKTSDGLRLVSELRSRQTTRNSVIVVQDCGETPSPSSMALDLGANAVLRPGFDARELALRLTRLLARKFEGDDLRKSFDTNLALALRDPLTGLHNRRFAQSYLDRLEREAQVKDQPYAIMVLDLDRFKAINDKFGHQVGDEVLVEVSKRLKANLRDMDLLARYGGEEFLIALPGVSRRQAQAMAERLRCAVGDLPIVADRLRDGINVTLSIGVAVSSDAPRCASSAHELLEFADQALYRAKSDGRNQVTFVSDAA is encoded by the coding sequence ATGAGTGAGAGAATCCTAATCGCGGATGACCTTGCGACCAATCGCATCGTTTTGAAGGTCAAGCTGACCGTCGCCTGTTACGAGGTGATTCAGACGGATCGCTGTGACGAGGTCGTAGCACTGGCCAGTGGCACGCAACCGGACCTTATCATTCTTGGTCGTGGGCGCACTGAATGCAGTCTGTCCACCTGTCGTGCGCTCAAGGCTGATCCTGTGCTTGGCTCAATCCCGATCATCATGGTCTCGGATCAAGATGACCAACGCGCCCGGCTAGAAGCGATCATGGCGGGCGCGGATGATGTCTTTTCTAAACCCCTGAATGAAGCCACTTTGATGGCCATGGTGCGTAACCTGATCCGCGCGCGAGGGGCGGATGACGAAGTGATGCGCCGACGCGAGTTGTCGCGTGATTTCGGATGCGCAGAAGCGCCCGCGTTGTTCGCGCGTCATGCGCGGGTTGCCTTGATCGCACCAGATGCAGAAACAGGCATATTCTGGCGGATGCACCTTGCCACCGAGATCCGGCACCGCATTGATATCATGACACAATCTCAGGCACTTGAGGATGTCAGTGCAATGGGAACAGTTCCCGACGCTTTTGTCATCGCCTCGACTCTCAGCAAGACATCTGACGGATTGCGATTGGTTAGCGAACTCAGATCACGCCAAACAACGCGCAATTCGGTTATCGTCGTACAGGATTGCGGCGAAACCCCGTCACCCAGCTCGATGGCGCTTGACCTGGGAGCAAATGCTGTGCTTCGGCCCGGATTTGATGCGCGGGAGTTGGCTTTGCGTCTGACGCGATTGCTGGCGCGGAAGTTCGAAGGCGACGATCTGCGCAAGAGCTTTGATACCAATCTGGCGCTGGCGTTGCGCGATCCGCTGACCGGCTTGCACAACCGTCGTTTTGCCCAAAGCTATCTGGATAGGCTGGAGCGGGAGGCACAGGTGAAAGACCAACCCTATGCCATCATGGTACTGGACCTTGACCGCTTCAAAGCCATCAATGACAAGTTCGGACACCAAGTCGGAGACGAGGTGTTGGTCGAGGTCTCAAAGCGGCTTAAAGCCAATCTGCGCGACATGGATCTGCTGGCACGCTATGGCGGAGAAGAGTTTCTGATCGCCCTGCCCGGCGTCAGCCGCAGGCAAGCCCAAGCGATGGCCGAACGGCTGCGATGTGCGGTCGGCGACCTTCCGATTGTCGCGGACAGATTGCGGGACGGCATCAATGTGACATTGTCGATTGGTGTCGCGGTTTCAAGCGACGCGCCCCGATGCGCGAGTTCGGCCCATGAGTTGCTGGAATTTGCCGATCAGGCGCTATATCGCGCCAAATCAGACGGCCGCAATCAGGTAACGTTCGTGTCGGACGCGGCCTGA